The sequence GCTCTCAGCGGGAACCACTCCTTGTTATACCGGAGATGAAACGGTCTTTTGACCGGTTCTCTCTGACAGTTCAACCAGGAGAAATTTTTGCCGGAGAAGTCATAGGAGTCGTCGGGCAGAATGGTATCGGGAAATCAACATTTGCAAAACTTCTGGCCGGGGTAGAAAAACCTGATTCAGGCTCGATGGAAACGTCGGTCCGCATATCCTACAAACCGCAGTACCTGAAAGGTGACTCATCAGATACTGTCGAATTTTTCCTGCGGCAGATCACACGTAATTTTGATTCTGCTCAGTATCAACATGATATCATTGAAGGACTTACCCTTGGCCCAATCCTACAGCTCGCAGTAAATACGCTCTCTGGAGGAGAACTGCAGCGGGTCGCAATAGCTGCCTGTCTTTCTCAGCCTGCTGACCTGTATGTGCTTGATGAACCCAGTGCCCACCTCGATGTTGAACAACGGGTCAGACTGACCAAAGTATTCAGAAACCAGGTAGAGGGGAGAGATGCTGCCATCCTCGTCATTGACCATGATATTTATGTGATAGATATCATCAGTGAACGGCTGTTAGTCTTTGACGGAGATCCCGGAGTCCATGGTGAAGCAAAAGGACCCTTTGACATGCGGACCGGGATGAATATGTTCCTATCTCAGCTTGGAGTAACATTCAGAAGAGATATGAGCGGCAGACCTCGGATCAATAAGCCAGAGTCATACCTTGACAGAGAACAGAAGAGCAAAGGAGAGTATTATTATCAGGATGTTGAATAATCTACAGATTTAAATCCAATTTCTTTTTTAATAACTAATATATTCTTTTAATAATAACATATCCTTTATGAAATATCGCTCTTTTTTTGTGAATCACAGATGTTTTCTGGTTCTTGTCATATTCTGTATAGGGATCTTTCATGGGGGAACAATAGCAGAATCAACTTTGGTCAATATTACTGATACAAACGATTCGACGCTCAAACTTCTGTCATATGAAGATGGAAAAATTATTGAAGGTCGACTCATTGGTCCAGGATTGCCACCTGAAAACTGGGATCCTAATTCAAACCTAGCGGACATCAATGACGTTTCAGCACAATATTTAGACAAAAATGAGGTTCCGGCACTGTCCTGGTCATATGGATGCAGCCCAACCTCAGCAACCATGTTCTTTGGATATCTGGACAGGAATGGATATCCAAACATGTATACCGGGCCGACAAACGGAGGAGTATTCCCTCTTACGAATGCAGTGTGGGGACCCTCATTTGAGAGACAAGGTCAGTGTCCACTTACCGCTTCCCAGTACGGACTTGACGGGCGAACAACAAAGGGCCATAAGGATGACTACTATCATGCCTACGGCTCAAACATTGACCCGTATTTTGATTCATGGAATGAACATGCCCCACATGATTCTGTTGGGGATTTTATGGGCACCAGTATGTATCATAAATATGGATCAACCGATGGTAGCACGTGGGTTTGGACCAATCCTGAAGGTTTCCCCCTCTATGATTACACATTACATGATGATACCCAACGAGATGGTATGCATGGTATGAAATTATTTGTTGAATCACGAGGTTATTCCGTCGCAAAAGATGGCGAACATTCAATGAATTATAACCAGGTGATCTATGGGTATAACGGGAATACCAATGGTTTTACCTACGACCAGTATAAAGAAGAAATTGACGCAGGATATCCAGTCATAATACAGGTTCGTGGTCATACCATGCTGGGTGTGGGATATACCGGAACCGATCAGATTATCATTCATAATACCTGGGATTACAATAAGCACACCATGACCTGGGGAGGATCCTATGAAGGAATGCAACATTACGCTGTCGGAGTCATTCACCTCAATCCTGCACCGACTCCACAGCCAACTCCGGTTGTTACATCAATAAAACCAGAGTCCGGACAGGCCGGATCTGAGGTTCCCTACACAATAACCGGTACCAACTTCCAACCTATAGCAATCGTCAACCTGACCAAGACCGAAGAGACAAATATTACTTCAGATGCTTCTTTAAACGGTAAAGATCTCATCGGAACTTTAACACTTCCAGCTGATGCCAGTACCGGATTATGGAACGTATCTGTAAATCAGGACGGGCAATATAGTAATGATGATGTATGTTTCACCATAACTGCCCCACCGGTTCCGATCCCTGTTGTGACCGGAATTACGCCTGAATCAGGTCATGCCGGATCTATCGTGAACTATGCTATTACTGGATCCAATTTCATGAATGTTGCATGGGTCAATCTTACAATGGAAGGACAAACCAATATCGCATCATTCGGAACCCTGAAAAATGGAACCCTGACCGGAACATTTTACATACCAGTGAATACCCTCACCGGATCCTGGAATGTATCAGTAAATCAGAACGGACAGTTCAGTAATGATAACATAATATTCACCATTACTCCGGCCCCGGCAGATTACCCGGTCGTACACTCGATA comes from Methanospirillum hungatei and encodes:
- a CDS encoding IPT/TIG domain-containing protein, which encodes MNHRCFLVLVIFCIGIFHGGTIAESTLVNITDTNDSTLKLLSYEDGKIIEGRLIGPGLPPENWDPNSNLADINDVSAQYLDKNEVPALSWSYGCSPTSATMFFGYLDRNGYPNMYTGPTNGGVFPLTNAVWGPSFERQGQCPLTASQYGLDGRTTKGHKDDYYHAYGSNIDPYFDSWNEHAPHDSVGDFMGTSMYHKYGSTDGSTWVWTNPEGFPLYDYTLHDDTQRDGMHGMKLFVESRGYSVAKDGEHSMNYNQVIYGYNGNTNGFTYDQYKEEIDAGYPVIIQVRGHTMLGVGYTGTDQIIIHNTWDYNKHTMTWGGSYEGMQHYAVGVIHLNPAPTPQPTPVVTSIKPESGQAGSEVPYTITGTNFQPIAIVNLTKTEETNITSDASLNGKDLIGTLTLPADASTGLWNVSVNQDGQYSNDDVCFTITAPPVPIPVVTGITPESGHAGSIVNYAITGSNFMNVAWVNLTMEGQTNIASFGTLKNGTLTGTFYIPVNTLTGSWNVSVNQNGQFSNDNIIFTITPAPADYPVVHSINPNSGEKGTEVIYSIMGEHLLYGAIINLTHEGEENITSFGYIPGPPLLGSFEIPPDVLTGPWNVSVNQNGQFSNDNIQFTIMDSPIHVPVIHNITPNSGMQGELTDYLLQGENLMDGALINLSHPEQVTISSTGNLTEGNLTGTLAIPDDSHIGPWNVSVNQSGLRSNDDVQFIVLPSGPFPVVRSIAMSFASPGKGSGFVVSGDNFENGAMVNLSHPGEKNITAIGEFENGTLTGTFNIPASCTPGQWNVTVNIKGKYSNDNIQYPIKGKSW